TGAACTGGATTTTTGGAAAAGGATTTGTGGTGCAAAGCGATATCAACAATCAGTCTTATCGTGGTTTGGGTCAGGGATATAACCAAAACTTCACCCTCTGGAATGCGAGCATTGGCAAGAAATTTCTCAAAAACAATGCAGGTGAACTGAAACTGACGGTGTTCGATATATTGAAACAAAACAACAGTATCAGCCGGAATGTGACTGAAACCTATGTGCAGGATGTTACCAGCCGTGTTTTGACACAATATGCAATGCTGACATTCACTTATACCCTTAAAAACTTCGGCAAGATGCCGGTCAATGACAACAACCGGAGACGTGAATTCGAGGGCGGAGGATTCCCTCGCGGGGGCGGCGACCGCGGCGGCAGAGGCTTTAATTAAGAACTTACGATATTAAATCCTTCGAATCAGTGCAAAGAAAAACCCGGAATGAGTGATCAGACCGGGTTTTTTATGTTAATGCGTTCAGTGTCTTATCTTCTGTTGGAAAAAGGAATGATCAGTTTTTCACCTCTTTCGGAGAAATCCCTGGTCTTTGCATTCGCTTTCATGATCGCTTCTTTGCTGACGTTGTATTTACTTGCCACAACGCGGAGCACGTCACCAGGGCCCACCGTATGAACTGCTTGAACCTGTATTTTTAGTTTAGTAATACCGGATTTGATATCAGAAACCGAAGGGTTTAGTCCTTGTAATGTTTCCGTTTGCAGATTGTAACGAGATGCGATGCTGGAAAGCGTTTCGCCACTTTGAACGGTGTGGGTAATTTGTTCTCCTCCCAGGGAGGATGCAGATATGGCTGGTTTCTTCTCTTTTTCAGGTTTTTTTTCTGGCTCCGCTTTTTTCTTTTCCGGCTCATCTTCGGCTGCTTCAGGCTCATCGGAAATCGTTTCGCTCACCGCGGATTCTTCCAATGTCGAATCTACGACCACAGAAGTCAGCTCTCCCGAATTGGACGAACTGTCAGAAATATATTCGTATCCGACGTATAGCATTGCCAATACCAAAAGTACTAGTACCAGGAGCGTTACAATCGGTAAATTCGACTTTTCAGTAGGACGGATGTTTCTTTTTTTAGGGAATTCGTCTTCCATAGCGTGGCAGGGATTCAATTTTTTAGTGGAGTTAATTTTACACGAAAATAATAAAGAGCGTCTACTTTACAAGTTGATTTCTCAATTCCTCATTCATCGCCGCGACTTTGTCTTTCAAGCTTTCTTTAAATGCATCAAGGCGTTTTCCTGTCTCCGGATCGCTCGCTCCAATGATCTGAGCGGCCAAAATTCCAGCATTCCTTGCACCGTCCAGCGCTACCGTC
The genomic region above belongs to Dyadobacter pollutisoli and contains:
- a CDS encoding LysM peptidoglycan-binding domain-containing protein, translating into MEDEFPKKRNIRPTEKSNLPIVTLLVLVLLVLAMLYVGYEYISDSSSNSGELTSVVVDSTLEESAVSETISDEPEAAEDEPEKKKAEPEKKPEKEKKPAISASSLGGEQITHTVQSGETLSSIASRYNLQTETLQGLNPSVSDIKSGITKLKIQVQAVHTVGPGDVLRVVASKYNVSKEAIMKANAKTRDFSERGEKLIIPFSNRR